A DNA window from Brenneria izadpanahii contains the following coding sequences:
- a CDS encoding TIGR04028 family ABC transporter substrate-binding protein — MLIPYSGQKIRTLVSLALLGLSGAALAADQTPKTGGTLVYLEQQAHTNLYPPAGGFYPNGGILNQITDKLTWQNPDTLQIEPWIAESWTINDDNTEYTFKIRPGVTFSDGTPLDANAVAKNFDTYGLGNKALNLPVSEVINNYLKSEVIDPLTVKFYFNKPSPGFLQGTSAIGSGLVSLGTLERNFNQLGNGRNIIGSGPFVVESDRPGREVKLTARKDYDWAPPSFSHQGRPYLDGVNILVTPEDGVRIGALLSGQADAIRQIQAYDEKRVQDQGFSVYASATRGVNNSLSFRPDNPLVADLRVRQALLHATNAKEIVQTLFSANYPQATSPLAKTAAGYVDLSDKLTFDAEKSSRLLDDAGWKTGPQGVRQKDGQALILTAYESPPQPQNKETLQLVAQQWAKIGVKLNILAGDAGSKTVDNLDPLKTALYPSMVGRADPDVLKSQFYPTIRNVLLQKGGTSDKVKNFEDTRLNALLDDIASETNHEKRLALVGDVQRYLIDQAYVIPIFEEPQVYAAAPTTKGIDFEAVGRPSFYNTWLDK, encoded by the coding sequence ATGTTGATTCCCTATTCCGGGCAGAAGATCCGCACACTGGTTTCACTGGCATTACTAGGACTCAGCGGCGCAGCGCTTGCCGCAGATCAAACGCCTAAAACGGGCGGCACATTGGTTTATCTTGAACAGCAGGCCCACACCAACCTCTATCCGCCCGCCGGCGGTTTCTATCCCAACGGGGGGATACTGAATCAGATCACCGACAAGCTGACGTGGCAAAATCCGGATACGCTGCAAATAGAACCGTGGATTGCAGAATCCTGGACCATCAACGACGACAATACCGAATACACCTTTAAGATCCGCCCCGGCGTCACCTTCTCCGACGGTACGCCGCTGGACGCCAATGCGGTGGCGAAAAACTTCGATACCTACGGGCTGGGCAATAAAGCGCTGAACCTGCCGGTATCGGAAGTCATCAACAATTACCTGAAAAGTGAAGTCATCGATCCGCTGACGGTAAAATTTTACTTTAACAAACCGTCCCCCGGCTTCCTGCAAGGCACATCCGCCATCGGTTCCGGTCTGGTCTCGCTCGGCACGCTGGAGCGCAACTTCAACCAGCTCGGCAACGGACGCAATATTATCGGCTCCGGCCCGTTCGTCGTGGAAAGCGATCGGCCGGGCCGCGAAGTCAAGCTGACCGCGCGCAAAGACTATGACTGGGCGCCGCCGAGTTTTAGCCATCAGGGACGCCCCTACCTGGACGGCGTCAACATATTGGTGACCCCGGAAGACGGCGTGCGCATCGGCGCGTTGCTTTCGGGCCAGGCCGACGCGATCCGCCAAATCCAGGCTTACGATGAAAAACGCGTTCAGGATCAGGGCTTTTCTGTCTACGCGTCCGCCACGCGCGGCGTCAACAACAGCCTCTCCTTCCGTCCGGATAATCCGCTGGTCGCCGATTTGCGCGTCCGCCAGGCGCTGCTGCACGCCACCAACGCCAAAGAGATCGTCCAGACGCTGTTCTCGGCCAACTATCCGCAAGCCACCTCTCCCTTAGCGAAAACGGCGGCGGGCTATGTCGATCTGTCCGACAAGCTGACCTTCGATGCGGAAAAATCCTCCCGTCTGCTGGATGACGCCGGCTGGAAAACCGGGCCGCAGGGCGTGCGGCAAAAAGACGGGCAGGCGCTAATACTGACCGCGTATGAATCGCCGCCGCAGCCGCAGAACAAAGAAACGCTGCAACTGGTGGCGCAGCAGTGGGCGAAAATCGGGGTGAAGCTGAATATTCTGGCCGGTGATGCGGGCAGTAAAACCGTGGATAACCTCGATCCGCTAAAAACCGCGCTTTATCCCTCAATGGTGGGACGCGCCGATCCGGACGTGCTGAAAAGCCAGTTTTACCCGACCATCCGCAACGTCCTGCTGCAAAAAGGCGGCACCAGCGATAAGGTGAAAAACTTTGAAGATACCCGCCTTAACGCCCTGCTGGACGATATCGCCTCCGAAACGAACCACGAAAAACGCCTGGCGCTGGTAGGCGATGTGCAGCGCTA